The sequence TCTCATATTTTTCAATTACTGTACTAATTCTTAAAATTTCAATACTTTCTCTAGACTGTATGAAATTTCTTACATTATTCTTTAAGATAGACCAGTCTTTATTAGCCAGAAATAAAAGGTTAACATTTGGCTTGGTTTTGCCAACATACATTTTTTCGAGTCCAAATCCAACATTATTCAGTGAAGATATTTttgttcaaaaaatttttttttctaagagagcAAAACTCGACGTATGAGTAATAGAAGAATCATCTTAGTATGCATGTTGAAGAATTACTTGAAGGATTGAAGCTATGGAACAATAAAACATTGGTTAATAGTATTTATATGAGGAACATTTGGTTATAATATCTTATTACCATTGCTTTCTTGATGTTAAATTTTATCCTTAATAGATTACGGTCCtttgttggtattttttttttgttttcagtcAAAGTTTTTTACTCATAACTATTGGCAGATTTTATAACCATGATTGTAAACAGGATTCAGActaaaatatgaatagaaatatatagtttattttcggGATATCATCAATATATAAAACTATTGAATCAATGCGTAAAATCGGAATATCAAAAAAGATGAGTCAGCGTAATTCGGCATCATTTTGGGTCATGGGAGGTCAAGTGATCAAGGTGCGGCATAGAGCCTTTCTGGTTCTGTTACTCCGACGGTACCTGAAGGAATTTGAGCATCATTTGCTGCAGAGGTCACTCCTGCACCTATGCTGTGCTCCAGCGGGATGCTAACATCATTTCCAGAGCCAGCTGGGAAATCCATGATCCCTTTGGTCAGCACTGACTGCTGCAGAGCCAACTGAAGTTTCCTCAATTTTGTTGATGCCATGATCAGAAACAAGGTCGTGGACGTCTCCATCGTGTTCATCAAAATCAGTCGAGCCACCACTGATGATCATACCCTCAGCGTGGATGGCGGATTTCAGGGCTTCTTCGAAATCAATCCCATCGGGGAGGGTTGGTGTTTGTCCGTCGGCGTAGTTCACGAAGTACACTTCTGGGTTCTTAGGTGGAGGAGTGGTTATTTCAATCAACCTAG is a genomic window of Palaemon carinicauda isolate YSFRI2023 chromosome 39, ASM3689809v2, whole genome shotgun sequence containing:
- the LOC137631480 gene encoding uncharacterized protein, with the protein product MFVYSAPAMAPRAIKPPRNLPMPKVEQNIMFIRTEELDAGLEPIIVPPPQKKHIIYVLNEESGQQGPRLIEITTPPPKNPEVYFVNYADGQTPTLPDGIDFEEALKSAIHAEGMIISGGSTDFDEHDGDVHDLVSDHGINKIEETSVGSAAVSADQRDHGFPSWLWK